From a single Natronorubrum tibetense GA33 genomic region:
- the mvk gene encoding mevalonate kinase: MAVSSAPGKVYLFGEHAVVYGEPAVPCAIEVRARVGVEQRADSKLRIHAEDLSLDGFTVEYGGTADGPPDVDVQESLLTAAMGYVDGAIKQVRDVTGEDEVGFDVTIESDIPLGAGLGSSAAVAVAAIDAGTRELGTTLETDELAERAYQTEYEVQGGQASRADTFCSATGGAVRVEGDDCRSLEAPDLPIVVGFDGGAGDTGKLVAGVRGLREEYEFAADTVESIGEIVRNGEEALAADDIEELGRLMNFNHGLLSALGVSSRSLDSMVWAARNAGAHGAKLTGAGGGGCIVALDPTDETETALSYTPGCEDSFRAELAETGVERLE, from the coding sequence ATGGCAGTCTCGAGCGCTCCCGGGAAGGTGTACTTGTTCGGGGAGCATGCGGTGGTCTACGGCGAGCCCGCGGTTCCGTGTGCCATCGAGGTACGGGCGCGGGTCGGTGTCGAGCAACGGGCGGACAGCAAACTGCGCATTCACGCCGAGGATCTCAGTCTGGATGGTTTCACCGTCGAGTACGGCGGAACGGCCGACGGGCCGCCCGATGTCGATGTCCAGGAGTCGCTGCTCACCGCGGCGATGGGGTACGTCGACGGCGCGATCAAGCAGGTCCGGGACGTCACCGGCGAGGACGAGGTCGGCTTTGACGTGACGATCGAGAGCGACATCCCGCTCGGTGCGGGGCTGGGATCGTCGGCGGCCGTCGCGGTCGCCGCGATCGACGCCGGCACCCGCGAACTGGGGACGACGCTCGAGACCGATGAACTCGCCGAGCGGGCCTACCAGACGGAGTACGAGGTGCAGGGCGGGCAAGCCTCCAGAGCCGATACGTTCTGTTCGGCCACGGGCGGGGCCGTCCGGGTCGAGGGCGACGACTGTCGCTCGCTCGAAGCGCCCGACCTCCCGATCGTGGTCGGCTTCGACGGCGGGGCCGGCGACACCGGAAAACTCGTCGCTGGCGTTCGCGGCCTCCGCGAGGAGTACGAGTTCGCGGCGGATACGGTCGAATCTATCGGCGAAATCGTTCGAAACGGCGAGGAAGCGCTCGCCGCGGACGACATCGAGGAACTCGGCCGATTGATGAACTTCAACCACGGGCTGCTGTCCGCGCTGGGCGTCTCCTCGCGTTCGCTCGATTCGATGGTCTGGGCGGCTCGCAACGCCGGTGCCCACGGCGCGAAGCTGACGGGCGCGGGTGGCGGCGGCTGTATCGTCGCGCTCGATCCGACCGACGAGACCGAGACGGCGCTGTCGTACACGCCGGGCTGTGAGGACTCTTTCCGCGCCGAACTCGCTGAAACCGGGGTGGAGCGCCTCGAATGA